One window of Myripristis murdjan chromosome 8, fMyrMur1.1, whole genome shotgun sequence genomic DNA carries:
- the LOC115363792 gene encoding uncharacterized protein LOC115363792: MPSPRLPPRPPSLRRPRPPSPVSLGDPADEEVYHITSSARHWWRDYEEGRQGGRGAVGRSHSLSPYATPHSLDSASTSCAPPPPPPPPPLPASSTRSSLCLLGVGLKDRDFRKGFSVDNQGFLNKPSHGYPDDQRRHSIEICLPQAAANRDDQAYKEGDHWLEKGGRPFPMRVQSVGGGHRKKKMSPPCISIHPPSEREHPQTALPPELVDCSMMLRRRTPSYDLTPHTHSNMHMPDIMADTYALTPTHSLTQTAALTPIHLPVRTRSSTGALTPTQALTPTHTQAYTPPRAPTPTQAHTPVHPHIPISPNIFIQPHAPVHSNPMPFPQAHTLSPTARLSPLTSDYRPLPRFTFDQPESRYMSGLSAGLSDADPAACPAPFDNRLESGAGFSAKNRRTAQ, encoded by the coding sequence atgCCCTCCCCTCGTCTCCCCCCTCGCCCCCCCAGCCTGCGGAGACCCAGGCCGCCCTCTCCCGTCTCCCTCGGCGACCCGGCAGATGAAGAGGTGTACCACATCACCAGCTCAGCCCGCCACTGGTGGAGAGACTACgaggaggggaggcagggggGTCGCGGGGCGGTTGGTCGcagccactctctctccccctacGCCACCCCGCACTCCCTCGACTCGGCCTCCACTTCATGCgcccctccgcctcctcctcctcccccgccgCTGCCTGCTTCTTCCACAAGGAGCTCGCTCTGCCTGCTGGGGGTGGGGCTGAAGGACCGCGACTTCAGGAAGGGCTTCAGCGTCGACAACCAGGGCTTCCTGAACAAGCCGTCACACGGTTACCCTGACGACCAGCGGCGCCACTCCATCGAGATCTGCCTCCCCCAGGCGGCTGCCAACAGGGACGACCAGGCATATAAAGAGGGGGATCACTGGTTAGAGAAGGGGGGTCGGCCTTTCCCTATGAGGGTGCAGTCAGTCGGTGGTGGccacaggaagaagaagatgagtCCGCCATGTATATCCATCCACCCGCCCTCAGAAAGAGAGCACCCACAAACGGCCTTGCCTCCGGAGCTGGTCGACTGCAGCATGATGCTGAGACGCAGGACACCGTCCTACGACCTGaccccgcacacacactccaacatgcaCATGCCAGACATCATGGCAGACACATACGCGCTCACACCGACGCATTCCCTGACACAGACGGCGGCGCTCACGCCGATCCACCTGCCGGTGAGAACACGCTCGTCGACCGGCGCGCTGACACCCACGCAGGCGCTcacgccaacacacactcaggcgtACACTCCGCCGCGCGCGCCGACAcccacgcaggcacacacacctgtgcacccGCACATCCCCATCAGCCCAAACATCTTTATCCAGCCTCATGCGCCTGTTCACTCAAACCCCATGCCTTTTCCACAGGCACACACCCTCTCCCCCACTGCGAGGCTCTCCCCCCTCACCAGTGACTACAGACCCCTCCCTCGGTTTACGTTCGACCAACCAGAATCCAGATACATGAGTGGCCTGTCAGCTGGCTTATCAGACGCTGATCCGGCCGCTTGCCCCGCCCCTTTTGACAACAGACTGGAAAGCGGGGCGGGATTCAGCGCAAAGAACCGTAGGACTGCCCAATGA